A region from the Leptospirillum ferriphilum ML-04 genome encodes:
- a CDS encoding homocysteine S-methyltransferase family protein yields MKPLLERLKNEILLLDGSMGALLQSRGLPPGYAPDLWNLERPQDIQQVHSEYVEAGSDIILTNTFGSSRLRLREYDAEGQIREINEAGVEMARRASRGKAYVAGDIGPSGTTIAPFGDLPFDDAIGIFYEQARILLEAGVDLIAIETMFDIQEMRAALIGVREAVRNRIPVMALMTFNNDGITDSGSDPETAASVLEGFGVEILGLNCSVGPEAMVPVVRRLGQTTSTFIAVEPNAGLPVHRDGHTVYPANAEDVARFAPQFVEAGANIIGGCCGTTPEYVRLLSRMLKGISPISRPAPTLMKISSRTHMTLVGPGVPFLIVGEKINPTGKKKFSEAIAAGQTDLIVAEARKEMEAGAGALDVNVGVPLVNEAEMMAKALTAIQNVVQLPIVIDSSYASALESGLKVYPGRALVNSVNAEEERLEEVLPIIKKYGAAVIGLVSGDDIPEKATDRLKNAEKILRRALDLGLSPRDLIFDTLALTVSAVQEASRQTLETIRLIRQELGLPTILGLSNVSFGLPARKLVHDNFLAMAIGAGLDAAICDPYDTVLHQTVAAASVFAGRDPDCRIYIDKSAQWASPDAKDASPTQKNQPQKPLTTVEAIRKAIEEGERESISGLVQKALAEGESPFAIFLDHMTPAIRHLGDLFGQRIKFIPHLIAGADTMKKGVEVLQPYLESDGPVEKKGTIVFATVKGDIHDIGKNICILMLRNFGFNVIDLGRNVPLETILDAAREHQAQIVALSALMTTTMMQMKLAIDTIHERDLPYKVMIGGAVVTPRFAEEIRSDGYGKDVGAIVPLAEQLIQACLETRPPS; encoded by the coding sequence GTGAAACCACTTCTGGAAAGACTGAAAAACGAGATCCTGTTACTTGATGGTTCCATGGGAGCACTTCTTCAGTCCCGCGGACTTCCGCCAGGATATGCCCCGGACCTCTGGAACCTGGAACGCCCCCAGGATATCCAGCAAGTTCACAGTGAATATGTCGAGGCTGGATCGGATATCATCCTGACAAATACTTTTGGAAGCTCCCGCCTTCGCCTCCGCGAGTACGACGCGGAAGGCCAGATTCGTGAAATCAACGAGGCCGGCGTCGAGATGGCCAGAAGGGCGTCGAGAGGAAAAGCCTATGTTGCGGGAGATATTGGCCCATCGGGGACAACGATCGCTCCATTTGGAGATCTTCCCTTCGACGATGCCATCGGTATTTTTTACGAACAGGCACGAATCCTTCTCGAAGCCGGCGTCGATCTGATCGCCATTGAAACGATGTTCGACATCCAGGAAATGCGCGCGGCCCTGATTGGTGTCCGGGAAGCCGTTAGAAACAGAATCCCGGTCATGGCCCTCATGACTTTTAATAATGACGGAATCACGGATTCCGGCTCGGATCCCGAGACAGCGGCCTCCGTTCTGGAAGGCTTCGGAGTGGAGATTCTGGGTCTAAACTGTTCGGTCGGCCCGGAAGCGATGGTCCCCGTTGTCCGAAGACTGGGGCAGACCACGTCCACGTTCATTGCAGTCGAACCAAACGCCGGACTTCCTGTCCATCGGGACGGCCATACCGTATACCCCGCAAACGCCGAAGACGTTGCCCGCTTTGCCCCGCAGTTTGTCGAGGCGGGGGCAAATATTATTGGAGGATGCTGTGGTACAACCCCGGAATATGTCCGTCTCCTGTCTCGCATGCTGAAGGGAATTTCCCCCATCTCCCGTCCTGCACCGACCCTCATGAAAATCTCGTCGCGAACCCACATGACCCTTGTCGGTCCGGGTGTTCCTTTCCTGATTGTCGGAGAGAAAATCAACCCGACAGGAAAGAAAAAATTTTCGGAGGCCATTGCAGCGGGACAGACGGATTTGATCGTCGCCGAAGCCCGCAAGGAAATGGAAGCCGGGGCGGGAGCTCTTGACGTCAATGTCGGCGTTCCCCTTGTCAACGAAGCCGAAATGATGGCAAAGGCCCTTACGGCAATCCAAAACGTTGTCCAGTTGCCGATCGTCATCGACTCCTCCTATGCTTCAGCATTGGAGTCCGGACTCAAGGTCTATCCCGGCCGGGCACTCGTGAACTCCGTGAACGCGGAAGAAGAGCGGCTGGAAGAGGTCTTGCCGATCATCAAGAAATACGGGGCTGCCGTCATCGGTCTTGTTTCTGGGGATGATATTCCTGAAAAAGCCACAGACCGTCTGAAGAACGCAGAAAAAATCCTGCGGCGGGCTCTCGATCTCGGATTGTCCCCCCGGGACCTCATCTTTGATACCCTGGCCCTGACAGTCTCTGCCGTTCAGGAAGCCTCCCGGCAGACTCTGGAAACGATCCGGTTGATCCGACAGGAACTCGGTCTCCCGACGATTCTGGGACTTTCCAATGTGTCATTCGGTCTTCCGGCGCGAAAACTTGTTCACGACAATTTTCTGGCCATGGCGATTGGAGCCGGTCTGGACGCGGCCATCTGTGATCCTTATGACACGGTTCTTCACCAGACAGTGGCCGCCGCAAGCGTCTTTGCAGGGCGCGATCCGGACTGCCGGATTTATATTGACAAATCGGCTCAATGGGCCTCTCCTGACGCAAAGGACGCCAGCCCCACCCAGAAGAATCAGCCTCAAAAGCCACTGACAACCGTGGAAGCCATTCGCAAAGCAATTGAAGAGGGAGAACGGGAATCGATTAGCGGACTCGTCCAGAAGGCGTTGGCCGAAGGGGAGTCTCCCTTCGCCATCTTTCTGGATCACATGACGCCTGCTATCCGGCATTTGGGAGATCTCTTCGGACAGCGGATCAAGTTTATTCCTCATCTGATCGCCGGGGCGGATACCATGAAAAAAGGTGTCGAAGTTCTGCAGCCCTATCTTGAAAGCGACGGTCCCGTAGAAAAAAAGGGGACAATTGTCTTTGCGACTGTGAAAGGGGATATTCACGATATCGGAAAAAATATTTGCATCCTGATGCTGCGGAATTTCGGATTTAACGTCATCGACCTGGGCCGAAATGTCCCGCTAGAGACCATTCTGGACGCCGCCAGGGAACACCAGGCCCAGATTGTTGCTCTCAGCGCACTCATGACAACAACCATGATGCAGATGAAACTGGCCATCGATACAATTCACGAACGGGACCTTCCGTACAAGGTCATGATCGGCGGAGCGGTTGTCACTCCACGGTTTGCAGAAGAAATTCGTTCCGATGGATATGGCAAGGATGTCGGCGCCATCGTTCCTCTGGCCGAACAGCTGATTCAGGCTTGTCTGGAGACACGACCACCGAGCTAG
- a CDS encoding vitamin B12 dependent-methionine synthase activation domain-containing protein, whose protein sequence is MPSMRIGSPVFFNNIPFEIEERQILREMRIPRKSALKELDEPGLAHQIQKAIDEGYRLIQGKGVYRTLALTGREDKRVLTRESSTLFVGEKMEKLLRYCDFASLLVATIGPDLENRVDQLASDEPAYSFFLERVGAWMADYMGILVDRSIEKEAKRFGYGRTFRFGVGYGDWPLSTQKEVMELTQAHKIGVSITESYIMIPRLSVSAVIGWERTLDVPEKKKGAVKQDNADEIEDEG, encoded by the coding sequence ATGCCTTCCATGCGGATCGGATCTCCTGTTTTCTTTAACAATATCCCTTTCGAAATCGAAGAAAGGCAGATCCTCCGGGAAATGAGGATCCCCCGAAAGTCCGCTCTGAAAGAGCTGGATGAACCTGGACTCGCCCACCAGATTCAGAAAGCCATTGACGAAGGTTACCGACTGATCCAGGGGAAAGGTGTTTACCGGACCCTTGCACTGACAGGCAGAGAAGACAAAAGAGTGCTGACCCGGGAAAGTTCTACGCTTTTCGTCGGCGAAAAAATGGAAAAACTGCTCCGCTATTGTGACTTTGCCTCTTTGCTTGTTGCAACGATCGGTCCCGATCTCGAGAATCGCGTCGACCAGCTTGCTTCGGATGAACCCGCCTACTCCTTTTTTCTGGAAAGAGTCGGAGCCTGGATGGCGGATTACATGGGAATTCTTGTCGACCGTTCGATTGAAAAAGAAGCCAAGCGTTTCGGGTACGGCCGGACATTTCGCTTTGGCGTCGGATATGGCGACTGGCCCCTCTCAACGCAAAAAGAGGTCATGGAGCTCACACAGGCGCACAAAATTGGGGTCTCCATTACCGAATCCTACATCATGATTCCCCGTCTTTCCGTATCGGCAGTCATTGGATGGGAAAGAACTCTGGATGTTCCGGAGAAAAAAAAGGGAGCTGTCAAACAAGACAACGCAGATGAAATCGAGGACGAAGGGTGA